The genomic segment GGTTAGGTTTTACCCTTGGATGTTGACTGCAGATGTCTATTCAGAAGGTTGAAGAAGGACGACTATGGGGACTCGGCTCAATGGAAGAATCAGATACTTCCATTAAGCCATTGGATTAATGGATGGATGATCAAGAGTTGGGGCCAAGTAATATGATGGACCAAGGACATGATGAGTTGGAAACTCAAGAAAATCAGTCACTGGAATCATCATACAACCTTATGATGAATTCTTCGATAGAGGGAAATACACAACCTAGTGTATCAAGGTCCTCTGAATTCCTGGAGATTGCAACGATAATGGAGAAGCTGggaacaaattattttaaaggtgGAAGGAGTACATTCGCGGCTGATTCATGGTTACAAAGCTTAGAGAAGAACTTTTCCGTAACGGAATGCCCACCGGAGTACAAGAAGGACATTGTCGTATACCATTTGAAGAAAGATGCAGATAATTGGTGGACCAACTTAGAGAAACAGTACGGAGACAAGGAGCCAACGTGGGAAGACTTTAGAAGAAAGTTCAAGATGAAGTATTTTCCACAAGGAGTAATAGAGAAGTTGGAAGCTAAATTTTTGGAGCTGGAGCAAACCGACAGAAGTGTACGAAAATACGAAGCAGAATTTTCGAGACTTCAGAGATATACATCTTACCGTGGTAAAGATGAAGCTGCCATAATTCAAAGATTCATGCGTGGCCTAAGACCGGACATTCGAAGCAGACTACAAGCAGTAGTTTTCTCAAGTCTGCCCGAGTTAGTCGAAAGAGCATTGAACGTAGAAGAAGCCGTAACCGCAGAGAAGGATGCATTACCACAAGAATATGGTGGAAGTAGTTCGAGATCAAAAGGAGGCCAGTCAAAAAtccagaagaaggagaagaataaCAAAGGAGGTCGTAAatcaagaaagaagaacatcaaAGTTGGATGTTATCTATGTGGCCAGTTTGGGCATTCATATTGTGCGTGCCCAAGTATGAAATAAAATCAACCATCTGCCCCAGTCCTTAAGATATGGTCATTACAAGGCACCCTACCCAACTACTCATCGATTACATCAAGGGTTGTTATCATCTCGTCCCCCACTGGTCTGTCCTCAAGGAAGAGATAGATAGGCAGAAGGTAGAAGTGAATCGCAAGATTTTCCCTTAGGATTAGATTACCCAAACCTTCATGGCCTGAAAAGGTCCCGCAAGAGGTAAGTATGGGTTCTAACTATTCCTCTGATTGTGTGATTGTGTGGTTGTGTGGTTGTGTGGgaattgcttgcttgtttattttacTTGCATAGTGTAAGAGTAGGAACATTTGGGAATTGGTAACCCCAAGTGTGTGTGCTAGCTTAAGAggtcgttttatttttttgggtaatcTGGGTAGGTAGAATGTTAGGATTGTAATTTTTGGGTACTCCCAAAGATTTAGGAGTCTGGGTCGGAACCTTAGAGGTTAGGAAACCTTAGTTGTCTAGGAAACCACCCTTGGGATGTGTGGAAGTGAGGCGTGTGGAAATGAGGAAAGTGGAAGTGGTTAGGCTACCAAGCGACATACAAGAAAGACCGAAGATTGGTCTAAGGGGAGGAGCCGCGAAGCCGATCAACAAGGAATCCAAAGAGGTTGCAAGAAGATCATGAAGATACTAAGGAGAGGAGCCAAAACTGATGAAGCTGACTAGCAAGGAGTCCAAAGGAGTTGCAAGAAGATCATGATTGAAGCTCCACAAGAAGAATCCTGATGGGACAAGTAATTTTTTCGATGGGCCACCGGACGGGCAGTTTTGGTAAGTGGTCGACAGCAAGCGGTCGGAAAACCGGATGTGGGAGTGGTACGAGGATACGGGTGACTGAGCCAGACGTGTTGATGGGTTAAGTGAACGCGTGGACCTTGTGTGGTCACGGTTCTACGAGATCATCACCGTTGGTAGCGGTAATGTCCCATAGGGTGTGGGATATGTTTCACCCAGTGTCGTAGCCTTACTTCTCATCCCTTACTAGACGCTGCTTAGGTACCATTACCAAACGAGCCGCTACGTGTTCGCCGAGCTCTACTTGTGCCTGACGGATTGGTTGTCGGATCGATGATTCTAAGCCTtagaattcgaggacgaattcttTTAAGGGGAGGAGAATGTAATAGCCCTCCCCGGGGCCTAAAATTATGCGGAATGGCCGAGGGACGGCTATCGCGTAAGGATCGATCAAGACAAAGGGTAATTAATTTTTGGAGCTGAGCCAAAGTCTTCTTAGAGAATTATAAAGCTTTTGGTCGAAGAAAAATTGAAGATGAACGGGGCAAATCGGATTTTGGTGCGGGGGTGAAGTTTCTGGCCGATGGCCGGACGTGATCACCAGCGTACCGTACCGTCCGCGTCCGTCAGCTACCAGGTAGGCAGCTCTACCAATTCCTATGGATAAGGATGGACGGGGAGATAAGCTCGCCCAAGCTTATCCGATAGGAAAGGATAGGATTTTGGATAAGCTTGCCCAAGCTTATCCGATAGGAAAGGATAGACTTGTGGATAAGATAGGACAAGTTTATCCGATAGGAAAGGATAGACTTGTGGATAAGATCGGACAAGCTTATCCGATCGGCGAGGATAAGGTTTTGGATAAGTTCGACCGATCCTATCCGCCATGTGTCGCCATCCGAGCTGGGTTAGTGTCCGCACATGTGTCGCGCTCCGGTGATGCCTATCCGCCACCTCATGCTTCCACCACCGACCTTGGGCACCTATATAAACCCCCTTCCCCATTCATTTGTTTCCTCACTCCAAAATCAACCCAAAACCTTCCCGCTAAGCTCTAGGCCGTAGGAGTTCGAGTCGGGTAGTCCGGGTAGTCCGAGAAGTCCGGGTAGTCGGGTAGTTCGGTAAGTTAGTCCCtcacttagttttattttatttttagaatatttttataaggGTTTTGGTTCGGTCCAAGCTTAGATTTATCGCGTCGGCGAAAGCTTGGTCGGATCGGGGCTAGCGTAGGCGTCAAGGGTAGAATGTCGTTCTCGCGACATTAGGCCAAGGTGAGTTCTGGTTATGTGTGTTGTATGTGGTTGCATGTTGTTCGAAGAACGCATGTTAACCAGcttgtttgtttaattgtttgatgCGAACTAGAATTAAATAGGGATTTAATTGGTTGCTTTTGggtcttttatttattgttataggCTAGATTAGATTGAGGTTAGGTTGTATTACTTAGAATTATTTAGTAATGCTCTTAGGTTGGTTGTTTGCTATATTGTTTGTTGTGTTGCTTGTTTGCATTATTGTTTGCTTGCATTGCATGATTGCTTGTTGATATAGTATCGCGATGGTATAGCCGTGATGCTGGACGTTAAGTCGCATTGCCGTTATGCTGTCCGATTGCTATATTATTGATTCTTTGCATTATTGATTGATTGCATTATTGCTTGCTTGCATTGTTGTTATGCTGCTTGTATGATTGTCTGATATAACGTCACGATGGTATAGCCGTGATGCTGGACGGTTAGTCGCATTACCGTTATGCTGTCCGATTGTTATATTATTGCTTGCTTGCATTGTTTGTTTGCATTGTGTGATTGCGTGTTGATATAGCATCGCGATGGTATAGCCGGGATGCTGGACGGTTAGTCGCATTGCCGTTATGCTGTCCGGTTGCTATAttattgattgcttgcttgttagTTACTAGTGTTGCATGAATAGTAGATTATGCATGTTAGTATAGTAGCGTACTTGATGCTTCCCAAAGGCCGTAGGTTAGTAGTGTGTGCATAGTGGTTAATCCCTACACACGAACGATACGATGACTCGGAGATGACGGGGTCGCACCCTATGGCCGAGTGCTGCATGACGATGTAGCCTGAGTTACCACCACAATATGGAACTCAGAACGAGTGATGTTTTGTACTTGTTTAGCCTGTGTGGCTACTTGTATAGGTGTTCACGAATTATGGGAAGGGAAGGTCAATACGCAGGGCCCTAGGTGGATTGATTGAGTAGATGATTGCATGcatgtttaattatattgtttgcGTATACTCGTTGTAGTAtacattgtttgttgtttgcattGCTTGCTGCGTGTTGAttgttattttgggtttttggggatgggatTGATTACATGCTTAGGGGAGCCCGAACTCACTGAGTGATTAGCACTCATCCCTCACTCTCTcttgcaggtaaccttagtggAGAGACCTTAGGGGTAGCAAAGGACGTTAGGCCAACCGGTGTAGATTTCCTTGCCTTTGTAAGATATagttttgtgtatatattatgtattactcgatttaacattatcaataaaGCGATGTTTTCTTAAAACCCCGTGTCTCCCAATGATATTTATTAGTCTAGTCCGGACTAATCACAACTCGCGCATCGCGGTacgggttgcaaagccttaggCCATGATTCGCAAGGAACGGGCATCTGCAGTTGGACGGCTTGGGCGATCGGATGTGTTCCGGGAACCTCGGTCGGCCGGCTGCGGGCGTCCTATACGTGATGCTCTTGGTCTGTTCTTGGCCTAGAACGGGTCAGGGGTGTTACAagagtggtatcagagcatggttcgTCATGCTTACGGGACGCACAGTTTTCAAacgttttatcgagtaaatgagtCGCAAAGGCAAATTAGGAAACCGGTACGTCCTTTAGTAGTTAGATATATAGGATAGGATGGGTTAGGTTTTACCCTTGGATGTTGACTGCAGATGTCTGTTCAGAAGGTTGAAGAAGGACGACTATGGGGACTCGGCTCAATGGAAGAATCAGATACTTCCATTAAGCCATTGGAAGAATGGATGGATGATCAAGAGTTGGGGCCAAGTAATATGATGGACCAAGGACATGATGAGTTGGAAACTCAAGAAAATCAGTCACTGGAATCATCATACAACCTTATGATGAATTCTTCGATAGAGGGAAATACACAACCTAGTGTATCAAGGTCCTCTGAATTCCTGGAGATTGCAACGATAATGGAGAAGCTGggaacaaattatttt from the Camelina sativa cultivar DH55 chromosome 12, Cs, whole genome shotgun sequence genome contains:
- the LOC104733522 gene encoding uncharacterized protein LOC104733522 encodes the protein MDDQELGPSNMMDQGHDELETQENQSLESSYNLMMNSSIEGNTQPSVSRSSEFLEIATIMEKLGTNYFKGGRSTFAADSWLQSLEKNFSVTECPPEYKKDIVVYHLKKDADNWWTNLEKQYGDKEPTWEDFRRKFKMKYFPQGVIEKLEAKFLELEQTDRSVRKYEAEFSRLQRYTSYRGKDEAAIIQRFMRGLRPDIRSRLQAVVFSSLPELVERALNVEEAVTAEKDALPQEYGGSSSRSKGGQSKIQKKEKNNKGGRKSRKKNIKVGCYLCGQFGHSYCACPSMK